Proteins encoded by one window of Candidatus Nezhaarchaeota archaeon:
- a CDS encoding DUF47 domain-containing protein, whose amino-acid sequence MTLEKLTSEAAAHKLLDFVMEQGKKLWTSFKQLEEMMDIYLSGKTSNKRIKELADAINIAEKEGNEIKLQIYDYLARVGEALMYREDWIRLVLNLDSIIDYIDSISFRLSIAVSKKWYPTPETSNGFKRLSSLVGEMLDKLRYALSVFQSNALKALEVCNELEEREREIDEAHRALGFMLLESNISTPALMLLHEVCERLETLADLALRTGDSLRILALHRIP is encoded by the coding sequence GTGACGCTAGAGAAGCTAACATCTGAAGCTGCAGCACATAAGCTCTTAGACTTCGTCATGGAGCAGGGAAAGAAGCTTTGGACATCGTTCAAGCAACTAGAGGAAATGATGGACATATACCTGTCGGGTAAAACTTCTAACAAGAGGATTAAGGAGCTTGCTGATGCGATCAATATAGCAGAGAAGGAGGGTAATGAAATAAAGCTTCAAATATACGATTACCTTGCCAGAGTTGGAGAAGCATTGATGTACAGGGAGGACTGGATAAGGCTTGTACTGAATCTGGACTCCATAATAGACTACATAGACAGCATATCATTTAGGTTATCAATAGCCGTTTCGAAGAAGTGGTATCCTACGCCTGAGACCTCTAACGGCTTTAAGCGCTTATCATCACTTGTCGGTGAGATGCTTGATAAGCTACGGTATGCATTGTCAGTATTTCAATCAAATGCATTAAAAGCTCTTGAGGTGTGTAATGAACTTGAAGAGCGAGAAAGAGAGATCGACGAAGCTCATAGAGCACTTGGCTTCATGTTGCTCGAGTCTAACATTTCAACGCCCGCATTAATGTTGCTTCATGAGGTATGTGAGAGACTTGAGACCTTAGCTGACTTAGCCCTAAGAACTGGAGATAGCCTTAGAATTCTTGCTCTACACAGAATTCCTTAA
- the endA gene encoding tRNA-intron lyase — protein MEEIKAKVQLLNGRAVVWDVKQAVKLYKEGFYGKFIGISKPKDQIPERPLELSLLEAYYLAEKGRIVVTNECGREITLQELHDYAKHYYDDFDYRYKVYKDLRERGYIVRPGMKFGSMYAVYRYGPGIDHAPFLVHVMPRERSMDPVEIIRAGRLSHSVKKRFIIASVDPKSGKVDYCIFSWFKP, from the coding sequence ATGGAGGAGATCAAAGCAAAGGTACAGCTTCTTAATGGGAGAGCTGTAGTTTGGGATGTTAAACAAGCCGTGAAGTTATATAAAGAGGGTTTCTATGGCAAGTTCATCGGCATATCAAAACCTAAAGATCAGATCCCTGAAAGGCCCCTAGAACTCTCTCTACTTGAAGCATATTACTTAGCGGAGAAAGGTAGGATAGTAGTTACTAATGAATGTGGAAGAGAAATAACGCTGCAGGAACTCCACGACTATGCAAAGCATTATTACGATGACTTCGATTACAGGTACAAGGTTTACAAGGATCTGAGAGAAAGAGGCTATATCGTAAGGCCCGGAATGAAGTTTGGCTCCATGTACGCGGTTTATAGGTATGGCCCCGGCATAGACCATGCTCCATTCTTGGTTCACGTCATGCCAAGGGAGAGGTCTATGGACCCTGTTGAGATAATAAGAGCAGGTAGGCTCTCTCATAGCGTAAAGAAGCGCTTTATAATAGCAAGTGTAGACCCAAAGTCGGGTAAAGTTGATTACTGCATATTCTCGTGGTTCAAACCTTAA
- a CDS encoding universal stress protein, which produces MSKVRKILVGIDGSAISYKAAEVALDLASDLNAEVTAVHVIPPLPADYVLLGARFELDISELDRKLMHEVRIMALSKKVKLDTKIVRGGPSEVITSMAESEGYDMIVLGCTGIGGAYRRLMGSVSAEVVNTSKKPVLLVK; this is translated from the coding sequence TTGAGTAAAGTAAGGAAGATACTTGTTGGCATCGACGGCTCAGCGATATCCTACAAAGCAGCTGAAGTAGCATTAGACTTAGCATCGGACTTAAATGCTGAAGTCACAGCTGTGCACGTCATACCCCCACTACCAGCCGACTATGTGCTATTAGGCGCAAGGTTTGAACTGGATATAAGTGAGCTCGATAGGAAGTTGATGCACGAAGTCAGGATCATGGCCCTCTCTAAGAAAGTTAAGCTTGACACGAAGATAGTTAGGGGAGGCCCTTCAGAGGTCATAACATCTATGGCTGAGAGTGAAGGATATGACATGATAGTTCTAGGTTGTACTGGCATTGGAGGAGCATATAGAAGACTCATGGGGAGCGTATCAGCTGAAGTAGTTAATACTTCAAAGAAGCCCGTCCTCCTAGTTAAGTAG
- a CDS encoding adenylate kinase, which yields MRLVFLGPPGAGKGTQVRIISKILGVPSMAMGDVLRMEVASGSELGVQAKSYMDRGELVPDYIVIKIVEKWLNSIDAGRGFILDGYPRNVRQARELDEMLGRMGFELTAAVYLEVPEDEVVRRLSGRLTCKKCGAVYHIEFNPPKEDLKCDVCRYELYQREDDREDVVRQRFRVYTETTKPVLDYYNGKGKLIVIDGLGSIEEVKDRIMKRLRGATSSLR from the coding sequence ATGAGGCTGGTGTTTCTAGGTCCTCCAGGTGCAGGCAAGGGTACTCAAGTTAGGATTATTTCCAAGATCCTTGGAGTACCATCAATGGCAATGGGCGACGTATTGAGGATGGAAGTGGCTAGTGGAAGCGAGCTTGGAGTGCAAGCAAAGAGTTACATGGATAGAGGCGAGCTTGTACCCGACTATATAGTAATTAAGATTGTGGAGAAGTGGCTAAACAGCATTGACGCGGGTAGGGGGTTCATACTTGATGGTTATCCTAGAAACGTTAGACAGGCTCGTGAACTTGATGAAATGCTAGGGCGAATGGGTTTTGAGCTAACAGCAGCAGTATACCTCGAGGTACCTGAGGATGAGGTTGTTCGAAGACTGTCTGGGAGGTTAACTTGCAAGAAGTGTGGTGCTGTGTACCACATTGAATTTAACCCTCCGAAAGAGGACCTTAAATGCGATGTGTGTAGATATGAATTATACCAAAGAGAAGATGATAGGGAGGACGTTGTTAGGCAAAGGTTTAGAGTTTACACTGAAACTACCAAGCCAGTTCTTGATTACTATAATGGTAAGGGAAAGCTTATTGTAATTGATGGCCTTGGAAGCATAGAAGAGGTTAAAGATAGAATTATGAAGAGACTGCGAGGGGCGACCTCATCTTTAAGGTAG
- a CDS encoding nucleotidyltransferase domain-containing protein, translating into MHPKAREEVERLIDKVREVGVRVNSVIVFGSAVRGNEFKPGVSDIDVIVIVERLNSSIKEALKEVGNNLELGIFTRGQFLDLWLSGDPLAHMIWLEGVAVLDDGFYSALKAREKPKLTELTIMKLRFWGLRNLAEAMRPGVERVEGLRRLHHAVRDFARMRIVRDKRLFTLTDKEIMENLDSVFSRIYRDFLERLHYNVENYEQLMFDALQIMEQLDGKPLPRLDEILSLAKEV; encoded by the coding sequence ATGCATCCAAAGGCTCGGGAGGAGGTTGAAAGGCTCATCGATAAGGTTAGAGAAGTTGGGGTTCGCGTCAATAGCGTGATAGTGTTTGGATCTGCAGTGAGGGGGAATGAGTTTAAGCCTGGTGTCAGTGATATCGATGTCATTGTCATTGTTGAGAGGCTCAACAGTTCAATCAAGGAGGCTCTCAAGGAAGTAGGTAATAATTTAGAGTTAGGCATCTTCACAAGAGGGCAGTTTCTTGATCTATGGTTGAGTGGCGATCCATTAGCTCACATGATATGGCTTGAGGGCGTGGCGGTGCTTGATGATGGCTTCTATAGCGCTCTTAAGGCTAGGGAAAAGCCGAAGCTAACGGAACTAACGATAATGAAGTTAAGGTTTTGGGGGTTAAGGAACTTGGCAGAGGCAATGAGGCCTGGAGTGGAGCGTGTTGAGGGGTTAAGGAGGCTTCACCACGCAGTTAGAGACTTTGCGAGAATGAGGATAGTGAGGGATAAGAGGCTCTTCACATTAACCGATAAGGAGATAATGGAGAACCTTGATTCGGTCTTCTCAAGAATATATAGAGACTTTCTAGAGAGGCTTCATTATAACGTGGAGAACTATGAGCAACTCATGTTCGATGCTTTACAGATCATGGAGCAGCTGGATGGGAAACCCCTTCCGCGATTAGATGAGATACTAAGTCTGGCTAAGGAGGTCTAG
- a CDS encoding DUF2117 domain-containing protein has product MYAIELYVKLLLLFHMNEVFDRGLARKMIESLKPLGTIDCRIRGITGYTAALDSGLGDVVKLEKVPITELIARSDHEAIVLTSYTNNPEKFHAYCWLISKQVSGKPIIEVEANSQTVIPLNDEAISLANNISRLLNFKLSEKRTFPVNMWTHGARTYRRILAVEPGDFVLLNGIVIGRAVSSEAILVEENGRIVDAIGVTLKPHGIEKLDRLGFKGLRNSKISSIKVLRERVERRVRINSSRGRGVTIFDHEVADVYEKVDKVEGAITIGDDTTLIISDIFERYGRRILGIMDGDADGLLGFSKLPSNSVLLIVDNDDEAGLQVKDLFRGGGYLDSDFDVVVEKVIELLKPMTKMIIRLR; this is encoded by the coding sequence TTGTACGCCATTGAACTCTACGTGAAGCTTCTGCTGCTATTCCACATGAACGAGGTGTTCGATAGAGGATTAGCGAGAAAGATGATAGAATCTCTAAAACCTCTAGGTACAATTGATTGCAGAATAAGAGGGATTACCGGCTACACAGCAGCCTTAGACTCAGGTTTAGGGGATGTAGTCAAGCTAGAAAAAGTGCCAATCACTGAACTAATAGCCCGGTCAGATCATGAAGCCATCGTGCTCACATCCTACACCAATAATCCAGAGAAATTCCATGCATACTGCTGGCTCATATCTAAGCAGGTCAGCGGTAAGCCGATTATCGAGGTTGAAGCAAATAGCCAGACAGTCATACCATTAAATGATGAGGCCATCAGTCTTGCGAACAATATATCAAGGCTATTAAACTTTAAGCTTTCAGAGAAGAGAACCTTCCCAGTTAACATGTGGACCCATGGAGCTAGGACTTACAGGAGGATTTTAGCTGTTGAGCCAGGAGATTTCGTATTATTAAATGGCATAGTAATAGGAAGGGCTGTTTCAAGTGAAGCAATACTGGTAGAAGAGAACGGTAGGATCGTTGATGCCATAGGCGTAACCCTAAAACCTCATGGAATTGAGAAGCTGGATAGGTTAGGGTTTAAAGGGTTAAGGAACTCCAAGATTTCAAGTATAAAGGTTCTAAGAGAGAGGGTTGAGAGGAGGGTGAGGATAAATAGCAGTAGGGGTCGCGGAGTAACGATATTTGACCACGAAGTTGCCGACGTTTATGAGAAGGTAGATAAAGTTGAAGGCGCCATAACCATAGGAGACGACACTACACTAATAATTTCAGACATATTTGAGAGGTATGGCAGAAGGATTCTAGGTATCATGGACGGCGACGCCGATGGACTACTAGGCTTCTCAAAGTTACCGTCAAACTCCGTGCTGCTAATAGTAGATAATGATGATGAAGCCGGTCTTCAGGTCAAGGACCTCTTTAGGGGCGGAGGCTACTTAGATTCAGATTTTGATGTTGTGGTCGAGAAGGTTATTGAGCTCCTAAAGCCAATGACCAAGATGATAATAAGGTTAAGGTGA
- the rnhB gene encoding ribonuclease HII, producing MYNKFRDGLYVGLDEAGRGSCIGPLAVSLVAVDDEGLKQLKEIGVKDSKKLTSRARLNLFPHVLLASRYVAIKMIQPHEIDRYNISTLTIKAMCSLVKPLTSKALIKRVVIDYVNPLRRLERFMRGVLEPKVEVLVVKDADDRYVECMAASILAKVARDNEMCKLKYKYGVRGSGYPSDLETIEWLRSVASRGTIPPCVRRSWATISKITAGGKLYQWL from the coding sequence ATGTACAACAAGTTTAGAGATGGGCTGTACGTGGGATTAGACGAAGCTGGGAGAGGTAGTTGCATAGGACCTTTAGCAGTGTCCTTGGTAGCTGTGGACGATGAGGGGCTTAAGCAACTTAAAGAGATTGGTGTTAAGGATAGTAAGAAACTTACATCAAGAGCAAGGTTGAATCTATTTCCTCATGTGCTGCTCGCTTCAAGATACGTAGCAATTAAGATGATTCAGCCGCACGAGATAGATCGCTACAACATTAGTACCCTCACGATAAAGGCTATGTGCTCATTAGTAAAACCACTGACCAGCAAGGCACTCATCAAGAGGGTTGTGATAGACTACGTGAACCCGTTAAGGAGGCTTGAGAGATTTATGAGGGGGGTCTTGGAGCCAAAAGTCGAAGTGTTAGTAGTTAAGGATGCAGATGATAGGTATGTAGAGTGCATGGCAGCATCAATATTGGCTAAAGTTGCGAGGGACAATGAAATGTGTAAGCTCAAGTATAAATATGGGGTTAGAGGGAGCGGCTACCCATCAGACCTAGAAACCATAGAGTGGCTAAGATCCGTGGCATCGCGTGGCACCATCCCACCATGCGTTAGAAGATCATGGGCAACTATCAGTAAAATTACTGCTGGGGGGAAACTTTATCAGTGGCTTTAA
- a CDS encoding GNAT family N-acetyltransferase codes for MISRLTSNIKDKFKQLLILNPVEHAYPLWHLEYESKMCRWLLWIEDSIPQCYMLVYEGFREPDVHLRSLTDDTNIVDKLKKLLAKISHHRFVLHTRREHFNLVRSTLTDLDVKRVYGIKVMECIEPRAADYNEVIELKPSNWPLLVDVMLEVMEARGIKCTNPPLEAYNNVASYRTFAIVKGGKAVAMASIVALTPHVAIIGNVYTLKNFRGMGYGKAVTSKALSEALKLSSRVIVWVREDNYSAIRLYESLGFKQVIDDVWINVGLMFNP; via the coding sequence ATGATATCAAGGTTAACGAGCAACATCAAGGATAAGTTTAAGCAACTACTCATTCTAAACCCTGTTGAGCACGCATACCCGCTATGGCATCTAGAATATGAAAGTAAGATGTGTAGGTGGCTCTTATGGATTGAAGATTCCATACCTCAATGCTACATGCTCGTCTATGAAGGCTTTAGGGAGCCTGACGTACATTTAAGATCCTTAACAGACGACACGAATATAGTCGATAAACTGAAGAAGCTCCTTGCCAAGATAAGCCATCATAGGTTTGTGTTGCACACAAGAAGGGAACATTTCAACCTCGTAAGGAGCACCCTTACAGATTTAGATGTCAAGCGAGTTTATGGCATTAAAGTCATGGAGTGCATTGAGCCACGAGCTGCAGACTACAATGAAGTTATTGAGCTTAAGCCCTCAAACTGGCCTCTCTTAGTGGATGTTATGCTAGAGGTCATGGAGGCAAGAGGCATTAAGTGCACAAACCCTCCGCTTGAAGCTTATAATAATGTAGCTTCATACAGAACTTTTGCTATTGTGAAAGGGGGTAAGGCAGTAGCAATGGCATCGATAGTCGCATTAACACCACACGTTGCAATTATAGGCAATGTGTACACTTTAAAGAACTTCAGGGGCATGGGTTACGGAAAAGCTGTCACTTCTAAGGCTCTAAGTGAGGCCCTTAAACTATCGAGTAGAGTTATTGTGTGGGTTAGGGAGGACAATTACAGTGCAATAAGATTATACGAAAGTCTAGGCTTCAAGCAAGTGATTGATGATGTGTGGATTAATGTTGGCTTAATGTTCAATCCGTGA
- a CDS encoding cation-transporting P-type ATPase → MEKAWHSMSIEEAMREVSSSIKGLGSSEAKERLLKYGLNDIEIKPSKTVLKIFLGQFKSILITALLVSALLSALLNRIYESIAIVAIVGIAAILGFIQEYKSERTLEALKRQTPSYTKVIRDGQVVKVRTIELVPGDIVLFEAGDRIPADLRLIESHSLVVDEAILTGESVPVAKDANTVLAPNTPIYERANMVFMGTYAVGGRGVGLVVATGLSTELGKIAKLVKRVEEETEIHRAIEKLGHKLVSLFAILCAVFFVYGFMTGGSLVDMLIAAIALAVAAIPEGLPAAVTMALALGVRRMASRNVIVRKLGAIQSMGSLTVVCTDKTGTLTKNQMTIRSIWLQDTGLTRALDGQATTSSNLLLTISALCHSSSFVGDKWSGDPTDLALIDLAERSNVNVRLLMAKCVRLGEIPFDPKLKLMAIACKLGPQVLLMVKGAPEAVIEKCSSVLANNESMPLDSRLKQEVINVYQMMASRGERVLALAYKELPGRTENLKLQVDDLKDLVLVGLVGLVDPPREGVREAVKACHDAGIKIIMLTGDSPITACAIANELGIASGKTDKVLGEDLRELPLNEVARKLGSACAVARAMPEDKLRIVQALKKLGEVVAMTGDGVNDAPALKMADVGVSMGLRGSDVAREASHIILTDDNFASLVAGIMEGRTITENIRKIVTYLLMTSFSILLLVFTSSVLFGADNMALNALQILMLNVVIHGLPALTISFDEPSRDIMKLHPKHFSSIVTWRSVMASLMYGGALSTILLLTYIHLLLRHNIELASTTIYVAISTMLLASLYLIRIVYRSSALRNRWIHVAVASSILLQLLTVYYDPLRVVFKCTPLTFDAWVIVALLTMIPVTASIIVGFALKYLK, encoded by the coding sequence TTGGAAAAGGCCTGGCACTCCATGAGCATTGAAGAGGCTATGAGGGAGGTTAGCTCAAGCATAAAGGGTTTGGGTAGCTCTGAGGCTAAGGAAAGATTATTGAAGTATGGGCTAAACGATATAGAGATTAAGCCATCTAAGACGGTTTTAAAGATATTCCTAGGCCAGTTTAAAAGCATATTAATAACAGCTCTTTTGGTCTCTGCACTACTCTCAGCACTCCTCAACCGCATTTACGAGTCGATAGCGATAGTGGCCATAGTTGGTATAGCTGCGATACTTGGTTTCATCCAAGAGTACAAGTCCGAGAGGACTCTAGAGGCCCTTAAGCGTCAAACCCCCTCTTACACTAAGGTTATTAGGGATGGACAGGTTGTCAAGGTGAGGACTATCGAATTGGTTCCGGGAGACATAGTCTTATTTGAAGCTGGAGATAGGATACCAGCTGATTTAAGGCTTATAGAGAGCCACAGCTTAGTGGTTGACGAAGCGATCCTTACAGGTGAGAGCGTCCCAGTAGCCAAAGACGCTAACACGGTACTTGCCCCCAACACGCCAATATATGAGAGGGCCAATATGGTCTTCATGGGCACGTATGCTGTTGGTGGTCGAGGAGTAGGACTCGTAGTGGCTACAGGCTTAAGCACGGAGCTAGGCAAGATAGCTAAATTGGTTAAGAGGGTCGAGGAAGAGACAGAGATTCATAGAGCTATAGAGAAGCTTGGTCATAAACTAGTATCACTCTTCGCCATCCTATGCGCCGTATTCTTCGTATACGGATTCATGACTGGTGGGAGCTTAGTAGATATGTTGATAGCAGCAATAGCATTAGCAGTTGCAGCCATACCTGAAGGTCTACCGGCGGCAGTCACCATGGCGTTAGCCTTAGGTGTGAGGAGGATGGCTTCTCGTAATGTCATAGTGAGGAAGCTAGGCGCAATACAATCCATGGGCTCACTGACTGTGGTGTGCACGGATAAGACCGGCACATTAACAAAGAACCAGATGACGATTAGAAGCATATGGCTGCAAGATACAGGTTTAACTCGAGCGCTCGATGGGCAGGCAACTACATCCTCTAACTTATTGCTCACGATATCAGCACTGTGCCATAGCTCAAGCTTTGTAGGCGATAAGTGGAGTGGAGATCCAACAGACTTAGCCCTAATAGATCTGGCAGAAAGAAGTAATGTGAATGTTCGGCTACTCATGGCTAAATGCGTTCGCTTAGGTGAGATACCTTTCGACCCAAAGCTTAAGTTAATGGCAATCGCCTGTAAGTTGGGCCCACAAGTGCTCCTGATGGTTAAGGGTGCACCTGAAGCTGTGATTGAAAAGTGCAGCTCAGTATTAGCAAATAATGAATCTATGCCATTGGATTCAAGATTAAAACAGGAAGTTATCAACGTATATCAGATGATGGCATCGAGGGGGGAAAGGGTCCTAGCATTGGCTTACAAGGAACTTCCAGGGCGAACTGAGAACTTAAAGTTGCAAGTTGACGATCTAAAAGACTTAGTGCTTGTAGGCCTCGTGGGTCTTGTTGACCCCCCGAGGGAGGGGGTTCGTGAAGCAGTAAAAGCGTGTCACGATGCTGGAATCAAGATTATAATGTTGACCGGTGATAGCCCCATAACTGCCTGTGCTATAGCTAATGAACTTGGCATAGCCTCGGGCAAGACAGATAAGGTGTTAGGTGAGGACTTAAGGGAGCTCCCCCTTAATGAGGTAGCTAGAAAATTAGGATCAGCTTGTGCCGTGGCTCGAGCAATGCCTGAGGATAAGTTAAGAATAGTTCAAGCATTGAAGAAGCTTGGAGAAGTAGTTGCAATGACTGGTGATGGTGTCAATGATGCGCCCGCCCTAAAAATGGCCGATGTCGGCGTTTCAATGGGCTTAAGGGGGTCTGATGTTGCTAGAGAAGCATCTCACATAATATTGACTGATGACAACTTCGCCAGTCTAGTTGCAGGCATAATGGAGGGTAGAACCATAACCGAGAACATAAGGAAGATAGTAACCTACTTGTTGATGACAAGCTTCTCGATATTACTCCTCGTATTTACCTCATCAGTCTTATTCGGAGCTGACAACATGGCTCTAAATGCTCTCCAGATATTGATGTTAAATGTAGTGATACATGGATTGCCAGCTCTCACTATTAGCTTTGATGAACCAAGCAGAGACATCATGAAGCTTCATCCAAAGCACTTTAGCAGTATAGTTACATGGAGATCCGTTATGGCCTCATTGATGTATGGGGGCGCATTGTCAACAATCCTACTACTAACCTACATACACTTATTGCTTAGACATAACATTGAACTTGCATCAACAACGATTTATGTCGCTATTTCAACAATGCTGCTAGCTTCATTATACTTAATTCGAATAGTATATCGCTCAAGTGCATTAAGAAACCGGTGGATACACGTAGCCGTAGCCTCATCGATTCTACTACAATTACTGACCGTGTACTATGATCCATTAAGAGTCGTATTTAAATGCACGCCACTAACTTTCGATGCGTGGGTGATCGTGGCTTTATTGACCATGATACCCGTGACTGCCTCCATAATTGTAGGATTTGCTTTAAAATATCTAAAGTGA
- a CDS encoding Mov34/MPN/PAD-1 family protein, which translates to MVTSSELSEVVLPRDLIEELFKLAKDNHPYEIFFLLRGKVRGKSVYVEELILPIGTIFGAGFSEFSPHTLPLDPSIVGSLHSHPLGTPSPSVQDLHNFFGIVMIIVAYPYNLASTRAYHKSGRRLKIKVI; encoded by the coding sequence ATGGTCACGAGCTCAGAACTGAGCGAAGTAGTGCTTCCACGCGATTTAATTGAAGAACTTTTTAAACTTGCTAAGGACAATCACCCATACGAGATATTCTTCCTGTTAAGAGGTAAAGTTAGAGGTAAAAGTGTATATGTCGAGGAGCTCATTCTCCCGATAGGCACCATATTCGGAGCAGGGTTTTCAGAATTCTCGCCCCACACATTGCCCCTAGACCCCTCAATAGTTGGGTCTCTACACTCACATCCATTAGGTACACCAAGCCCATCGGTGCAGGATCTCCACAACTTCTTCGGTATAGTGATGATAATAGTAGCCTATCCATACAATCTGGCCTCAACCAGGGCCTACCACAAATCAGGGAGAAGGCTCAAGATAAAAGTGATTTGA
- the nikR gene encoding nickel-responsive transcriptional regulator NikR, producing MPVARFGVSLPPDVAKEFDEVIGKMGYRNRSKAILDAIKSFLADLKWMSGGSETVVGSLSFLYNHEVKGLEEYLTDVEHEFRGVITATLHVHVSERLCHKIIAVRGSAEDIKRLALKVASKKGVEQLKINISAP from the coding sequence ATGCCTGTTGCTAGGTTTGGAGTTTCCTTACCTCCTGACGTTGCAAAGGAATTTGATGAAGTGATTGGAAAGATGGGATATAGAAATAGGTCTAAGGCAATACTTGATGCCATCAAGTCGTTCCTAGCAGACTTGAAGTGGATGAGCGGGGGAAGTGAAACTGTTGTGGGTTCCCTATCGTTTCTATACAACCATGAGGTTAAAGGTCTTGAAGAATACCTAACTGACGTGGAGCATGAGTTCAGAGGAGTCATAACAGCAACTCTGCACGTTCATGTGAGTGAGAGGTTATGTCACAAAATAATAGCTGTTAGAGGTTCAGCTGAAGACATAAAGAGGCTAGCACTAAAAGTAGCATCCAAGAAGGGTGTAGAGCAACTTAAGATTAACATCTCAGCTCCATAA
- a CDS encoding small multi-drug export protein, whose amino-acid sequence MFDEELKVFLIALMPLLETRASIPFGIFIANLPISEVLALSIVGNIAPAPFLLWGLSAFEKWVLSGYGGLRGVMRIIYQRLLIRVRLKGMKYIRKYGLLGLTIFVAIPLPGSGVWTGCLVSHVMGLEPWKSIIAIGVGSLIASLLILASALGVISLWS is encoded by the coding sequence ATGTTCGATGAAGAACTTAAGGTATTCTTGATAGCCTTAATGCCCTTACTTGAGACTAGAGCTTCAATACCCTTCGGAATCTTCATAGCAAATCTACCTATATCTGAGGTCTTAGCGCTGTCGATCGTGGGCAACATTGCACCAGCTCCTTTCTTGCTTTGGGGTCTATCAGCTTTTGAGAAGTGGGTTCTAAGTGGTTATGGTGGGCTTCGTGGGGTTATGAGAATCATTTATCAAAGGCTTCTCATTAGGGTTAGGCTTAAGGGGATGAAGTACATAAGGAAGTATGGACTTTTAGGTCTTACAATATTTGTTGCCATTCCACTACCTGGAAGTGGTGTCTGGACCGGTTGTTTGGTATCTCACGTTATGGGGCTTGAGCCTTGGAAGTCAATTATAGCAATAGGGGTTGGCTCGCTCATAGCTAGCCTATTAATATTAGCTAGTGCTTTAGGTGTGATAAGCTTATGGAGCTGA
- a CDS encoding CBS domain-containing protein: MPSLKAIDVATKNVITATPHDSLATVRSLMIKHGVGRIIITEGGKPVGVVTKKDIVRFLSTDDTDRSLVEIPVSEVMSSNLVIIKPELDIRTTASIMLDNNISSLLIVQDERLVGIVTKTDICRYCSDHCVGVFKVKDFMSRNVVYVRPMHSLFRIMNLMVKHDISRVVVIDKDGKPLGIVTLTDLTLFTSSLRPVKHPTFEVIPSTLILTAEDVMTKDPVTVREHEDISKASRIMIDKKISGLPVVNEEERLSGIVTKTDVVKAVACFKEA, from the coding sequence TTGCCATCGCTTAAAGCGATTGATGTAGCAACAAAAAACGTCATAACAGCAACCCCTCACGACAGTCTTGCAACTGTGAGGAGTTTAATGATAAAGCACGGCGTTGGCAGGATAATAATAACTGAGGGGGGTAAGCCTGTAGGCGTGGTGACAAAGAAGGACATAGTAAGATTCCTTTCCACGGATGACACGGATCGAAGCCTAGTAGAGATACCAGTCTCTGAGGTTATGAGCTCTAACTTAGTGATAATTAAGCCGGAACTCGATATCAGGACGACAGCAAGCATAATGCTCGACAATAATATAAGCTCTCTACTAATAGTTCAGGACGAACGCCTTGTAGGCATCGTGACTAAGACAGACATATGTAGGTACTGTAGCGACCATTGTGTTGGAGTCTTTAAAGTGAAGGACTTCATGAGTAGAAACGTTGTGTACGTTAGACCCATGCACTCCCTATTTAGAATAATGAACTTAATGGTCAAGCACGATATAAGTAGAGTTGTGGTCATTGATAAGGATGGAAAGCCTTTAGGAATAGTTACCTTGACAGACCTCACTCTCTTCACGTCATCACTTAGACCTGTTAAGCATCCTACGTTCGAGGTTATACCTTCAACGCTAATACTAACAGCCGAGGACGTCATGACTAAGGACCCAGTAACAGTAAGAGAACATGAGGACATATCCAAAGCATCAAGGATAATGATTGACAAGAAGATTAGTGGTCTACCCGTTGTCAATGAAGAGGAGCGCCTCAGTGGCATAGTAACGAAAACTGATGTGGTGAAGGCAGTAGCATGCTTTAAGGAGGCTTAG